ACCAACGATTATTGGTTTCGAGTCTTGACCAAGTTAGTTGTTGTCTGTTACCTGTAATAAAACAGAGCTTTGCTCATTCATTTGGtcgggaaaaaaaaaagctttaaattttttttttttttgtagaaattttCATTCTTTCATCAACCAACGATGACGACGATCCTCACTTTACAATCCTCGCTAACCCCTTCACGAGCTCCGGTTACAAAGCACGCGAATTTCAATCAGATTCCGTCGTGGGTTTCTCTGAAATCGAGCACTTCATCTGTAAAACTCGAGCACAAGCAAGGGCAAGTCGAGAATCTTCATCTGGTCTCGTTGTCTAAACACGGGAAGCTCAACGAAGCGTTCGAGTTTTTCCAAGAAATGGATAAGGCTGGCGTCTCCGTCTCTCCGTACTCTTACCAGTGTCTCTTCGAAGCTTGCAGAGAACTAAGGTCTTTATCTCACGGGAGAGTCCTTCACGATCGCATGCGAAAGGACTGTGAGAGTCCTTCCGTGACGCTTCAGAACTGTGTGTTGCAAATGTACTGTGAGTGCGGGAGTTTGGAGGATGCGGATAAagtgttcgacgaaatgcctGACTTAAACGCAGTTTCTAGAGTTACGATGATGTCTGCTTACGCAGGACGAGGGCTTTTGGATAAAGCTGTTGGTTTGTTCTCGGGGATGTTAGAGTCTGGAGAGAAGCCTACTTCTTCTGTTTATACTACACTCTTGAAGTCTTTGGTGAATCCTAGGGATTTAGATGTTGGTAGACAGGTTCATAGTCATGTTATACGTGGTGGATTATGGGGGAATGCGTCTATAGAGGCTGGGATCTTGAACATGTACGTGAAATGTGGTTGGCTATTAGGTGCTAAGCTAGTGTTTGATCAGATGGCAGTTAAAAAGCCGGTGGCTTGGACGGGGTTGATGATAGGTTACACTAAAGCTGGAAGAGCAAGAGATGCTTTGAAACTGTTTGTGGATTTGGTAACGGAAGGTGTTGAATGGGACAGTTTTGTGTTTTCAGTTGTTCTTAAAGCATGTGCTTCTCTTGAAGAGGTTAATCTCGGCAAGCAGATTCATGCATGTGTCGCTAAGCTTGGACTGGAGTCTGATGTCTCTGTTGGAACTCCTCTCGTTGATTGTTACATCAAATGTTCCAGCTTCGAATCTGCTCTTCTTGCATTCGAAAAAATCAGTGAACCGAACGATGTGTCCTGGAGCGCAATCATCTCTGGATACTGTCAGATGAGTCAGTTCGAAGAGGctattaaaactttcaagtcTTTGAGAACTAAAAGTGCATCGGTTCTGAACTCGTTCACATATACTAGCGTGTTCCAAGCGTGTTCCGTGCTTGCAGATTGCAACATTGGTGGCCAAGTCCATGGAGACGCTATAAAAAGAAGTCTGGTTGGTTCTCAGTATGGAGAAAGCGCTCTCATCACGATGTATTCTAAATGCGGATGCTTAGATGACGCACGTGCAGTCTTTGAGTCAATGGACAACCCCGACGTTGTTTCTTGGACGGCTTTTATATCAGGT
Above is a window of Brassica napus cultivar Da-Ae chromosome A10, Da-Ae, whole genome shotgun sequence DNA encoding:
- the LOC111201492 gene encoding pentatricopeptide repeat-containing protein At5g13270, chloroplastic codes for the protein MTTILTLQSSLTPSRAPVTKHANFNQIPSWVSLKSSTSSVKLEHKQGQVENLHLVSLSKHGKLNEAFEFFQEMDKAGVSVSPYSYQCLFEACRELRSLSHGRVLHDRMRKDCESPSVTLQNCVLQMYCECGSLEDADKVFDEMPDLNAVSRVTMMSAYAGRGLLDKAVGLFSGMLESGEKPTSSVYTTLLKSLVNPRDLDVGRQVHSHVIRGGLWGNASIEAGILNMYVKCGWLLGAKLVFDQMAVKKPVAWTGLMIGYTKAGRARDALKLFVDLVTEGVEWDSFVFSVVLKACASLEEVNLGKQIHACVAKLGLESDVSVGTPLVDCYIKCSSFESALLAFEKISEPNDVSWSAIISGYCQMSQFEEAIKTFKSLRTKSASVLNSFTYTSVFQACSVLADCNIGGQVHGDAIKRSLVGSQYGESALITMYSKCGCLDDARAVFESMDNPDVVSWTAFISGHAYYGNASEALRSFEEMVNCGMKPNSVTFIAVLTACSHAGLIEQGKHYLDTMLPKYNVAPTIDHYDCMIDIYSRAGLLEEALKFMKDMPFEPDAMSWKCFLSGCWTHKNLELGEIAGEELRQLDPEDTAGYVLPFNLYTQAGKWEEAAEMMKLMNDKMLKKELSCSWIREKGKIHRFIVGDKHHPQTQEIYEKLKEFDDFMEGDVFQCSMTERREQLLDHSERLAIAYGLISVNGNARGPIKVFKNLRACPDCHEFAKHVSLVTGHEIVIRDSRRFHHFKEGKCSCNDYW